Part of the Sulfuricella denitrificans skB26 genome is shown below.
GAAGCGGCTTGCCTTCCTCATCGAATTCCGATTCGCAGCGCTCGTGTACCCACTTGATGCGGCCATCGCGCATGCGCAGCCGGTGAGAAATTTCGTAAGGCGTACGGGTCTCGAGCGAATAAGAATAGGCTTGGTTCACTCGTTCGCGGTCATCGGGGTGGATGGCTTCGAGGAAAGCTTCATAGGTGGCGCCGAACTGACTCTTGTCGATCTCGAACAGGCGGAATATTTCATCTGACCAGATCAGCTCGCCCTTCTGCAGATCCAGTTCCCAGCTGCCCAGCTGAGCGATGTGCTGTGCTTCATTCAAGCGCTCTGCACTGATGTGCAGCGCCAGTTCCATGGACCTGCGCGCAGTCACATCCTGACCCGTGGCGAGCACCGAAATGACCTTGCCCTGCGCATCTTTCATGGCCTGGTCGTACCATTCGATCTCGAGTTTTTCACCGCTGCGCGTGACGATGGGGCTGGTGTTGCCGCGTGTCGGCTCATCGTGGACAGCATTCTGGAACAAGATGCGGCTATTGTCCTGGTCGCGTGCCGGCAGGAAGGTGCGGAACCAGTCCTTGCCACTGATCTCGTCGAGCCGGTAGCCGGTAAGCTGTTCGAAATAGGGGTTGACGTATTCGATGATGCCCTGGGCGTCGAGCAGCAGGACAATCACCGGCGCGGTATTGACCAGACCAGCGGCGAAATCGCGCTCGTGTCGCAGTTCCTGCTCCATCTGCTTGCGCGCCGTGATGTCACGTGACAACACGATGAAACGAGGCTCTTGCCCGGGAGCGGTGTTTTTGCGGGAGACGGAAAGCTCGAACCACGAATTGCCACCCGGAAGGGTCAGCTCGAACTGCTGGCCATGTGACCGGCCATTTTTATGTGCCTCTTGCAATGCCTGCATGACAATATCCGCCGCCTCGGGCGGCAGCACATCGAGGACTTTTTTCCCGAGCAGTTCGTCCGCCGGTGCGGCCAGCAAATCATGGCGCTGGGCACGGATATCATGGTAAGTCCCATCCAGCCCCAGTTCAAAAAGAAGATCCGGGATGGCATCGATAGTGGCTTCCAGCTGGTTACGCGTGGCCAGAGTTTGAAGCGCGGCCTGCTTTCTCGCCGTGATATCCACGAACGAACCCATCATGCAGACAGGTTGCCCGGCCTCATCCATCACCCTATGCGCCGATAACTGCAAATCGGCCAGCGCGCCGTCATTCAGGCGGGCGCGCAATTCGCCCTGCCAGTGGCCCTGCTGCCGCAGAAGTTCCATCACTATTTGTGCCTGTTCAGGCTTATCCCAGAATTCGAGCGACGAGCGCCCGAGGGCATCTCCCGGCCCTTGCAGCCGCCATAGATCAACAAACGCCCGGTTTACGTAGGAAATTATGCCATCCAGATCGACAATGGTGATGGCGTTGATCGAGGATTCAATGGCGGCATCCTTGATGCGCAAGTTGGCCAGGCTCTGTGTCAGCTCGGCGGTACGCTGCTCGATCTTCCCCTCAAGCTCCGCATAGGAAGCTTGCAAACGCTCCGCCATGATATTGAAGGAAGTGGCAAGGTAGCCCAGTTCGTCCCGCCCGACCACAGGCACGCGCTGGTCAAGCTTGCCGGCGGCGATGTCCTTTGCGCTATCGCTGAGGTCTTTCAGGGGCGCGACTACACGGCGTCCGAGCAGGAGGGCGCCAAGAAGGGCGGCAAACAGGGCCAGCCCGATAACCGTCAGACTGAAGTTGCGCACCCGGTAAACCGGAGCGAGCGCCTCTGCCGCGTCCATCTTGACCACCATGCCCCAGCCCATGCGGGGCAGGTAGCGCCATGCCGCCACCACGGGTCGTGCCATGTAATCCAACTCGAAACCACTGCCGCGCTCGCCATTCAGGGCGCGAATCATGGGTTCTACGCGATCTTGCCCGTCGAGCGGGATTTTGTGCCTCATCGAAGCATCGGGGTCGGACTTCAGCGGCGTCACCGCCAGCGCGGTGTGCTCGTCCTCCAGGCGCGCCACCACGGTTTCGCCGCTATTTCCCAACCCGGTCTTGTCGAGCAGCACCTGAAATACATGGGTTTTATCGATCTGTAGCGCCAGCACGCCGACCAGTTTGCCCTCAATCGTGATCGGCACAGCGACAAAGGCGGCGATGGCATTGCCCGATGGCGCATACACCGAAAATTCCGAAATTCCGCTTTCCAGCGTGCTCAGCGCATTGCGGGTGACCTTGGCCAGACCGCTGTCGCGATAGGGATCGGTGTACAGATTGGTGGCAAAGTCGGCTTCATGCTTCTGGGAATACACCACCGTGCCTTGCGGGGAAATCAGGAGCAGATCGTAATAACCGGTCGTGTTGAGGAAGCGCTTGAAATAGCCACGGTAGCTGGCATCCAGCCGGCGATAGGCGGCGGATTCGACCCCGTCCCGGGCAAACACTTCGACAAACTCGCCCATAGCCCGGCGCGTGGTATTTCCCTGCGTCTTGATCAAGGCATCGCGGGCGAGTTCGCTCAGATAACTGTCGATCTGATCCGCTTTTTTGTCGGCGATAGCTGCGATTTGCCGGGACGTCGTCTGTTGCATTTCCTTTTCGAAAGTCTGAAACAGACTGTAGCCGATCAGCAGAATAGGCAGCAGCGAGATCGCCAGGAACCAGACTACGAAACGCTGGGTGATGGAAGTGTAGTTCATGGCTGCGCCCCTTCGGCGGATTGCAGCAACTGCAGCCATTCATCGCGGAAGCGATAGCTGGGGAAGGGCGCCGGCTCCAGCGCTTGCCCGGCATCCCAGACGATGTCGAACTGCCCGTCAGGCCTGACCTTGCCGATGCGCGGGGTTTTCCACAGATGCCGGGTGTCCGGGTCGATGGCCACCATTCCTTCGGGTGCATTCAGGGTCTGGCGCAATATCGTGCGCTGTACCTTGGCAGGTTCTGCGGAGCCGGCTTCGCGCGCCGCCTGCACCCACAGATGCAGGCCGATGTAGGCGGCTTCCATCGGGTCATCGGTCATCCGGTCAGCGCCGAGGCGGGCCTGAAATGCGGCGACGAAACGGCGGTTTTTCTCCCCCGGCAGGGACTGGAAGTAACTCCACACCGCATAATGCTGACTAAGCTGGGCGCCGCCCCACGCTTTCATCGTGGCTTCCGTCACGCTGAAAGAAACCAGCGGCAGATGGGCTAATCCGGCTTTTCCCAACGCGGCGAAGAAATGGGCGTTGCTGTCTCCGTTGAGGGTGTTCAGCACCACATCCGGGCGCTGCCTCGCGATATCTGCCACTACCGTCTCCATGGCGCTTTCCCCCAGCGGCAGGTAGCGTTCCCCGGTCAGTACTGCGCCTTGTGCGGTCAACAGGTCCTTGATGATGATATTGGCCATGCGCGGGAAGACGTAGTCCGAGCCCACCAGGTAGACGCGTTTGCCCAGATTCTCCAGTGCCCAATGCACCCCGGGGATGATCTGCTGGTTGGGCGCAGCGCCGGTGTAGATGATGTTGGGCGACATCTCCATGCCCTCATACTGCACCGGGTAGAACAGCAGGTGATGGTGCTTTTCGACCACCGGCTTGACTGCCTTGCGGCAGGCGGAGGTCCAGCAGCCGAACAGGGCGCTGACCTTTTCTTCAGTGATCAGGCGCTCGGCCTGCTGGGCACAATAGGTCGAATCGGAACGGCAATCCACCACCACCGCTTCGATTTTTTGCCCCATGATGCCGCCCGCTGCATTGGCTTCCTCGATCGCCAACCGGAGGGTGTTCACCAGCGGTTTTTCGCTGGCTGCCATGGTGCCGGTGAGGGAGTGCAGTACGCCGATGCGGATGTTCGGCGGGGGAGCCGATTGCTGCCACCAGGTGATGAGGGCGTAAATCACCAGGATGACCAGCACTATCCGCCCGACGAGAAACAAGCGGTTGAATTTCATGGGCGGTCGATGAGTGGGCGCAACGGCATACCGGCTCCATTGTTTATTTGCTTGCGCCGATTGTACCGTTGAGTTTGAAGCTAGGGAATATCTTTAGTAATTTTGTCGGATACTCGACAAACCCACCCCTTTACTTCGTCCCCGGTTAATACCCCAGCGCTGGGGCCAGCCACTTCTCCGCTGTCGCCATGTCCCATCCCTTGCGTTTGGCATAATCTTCGACCTGGTCGCGGCCGATCTTGCCGAGGGCGAAATAGGTTGAGTCAGGGTGGGCGAAATAGAAGCCGCTCACCGCTGCCGTGGGCAGCATGGCAAAACTTTCTGTGATGGTAATGCCGGCCTTCTCCGGTGCCTGGAGCAGTTCGAACAGCGGGCCTTTTTCGCTGTGCTCCGGGCAGGCAGGGTAGCCTTGAGCGGGGCGGATGCCACGGTATTTCTCAGCGATCATGTCTTCATTGGAAAGCGCCTCGTCTTTCGCATAACCCCAGAATTCGCGCCGCACGCGCTCATGCATCAGCTCGGCGAAAGCTTCGGCGAGACGGTCGGCCAGGGCCTTGAGCATGATCGCGCTGTAATCGTCGTGATTTTTCTCGAATGCAGCGACATGCTCGTCGATGCCGATGCCTGCCGTCACCGCGAAACCGCCGAGGTAATCCTTCGCACCCGACGCTTTGGGTGCGACAAAATCAGCCAGGGCCAGATTGGGTTTACCCGGCGATTTCACGGCCTGCTGGCGCAGGGTATGGTAGGTCATCGCTACTTGGCTGCGACTTTCATCGGTGTAGATTTCGATGTCGTCGCCGATGCTGTTGGCGGGGAACAGACCGATCACGGCGCGCGCTTCCAGCCATTTTTCATCGATGATGAGTTTCAGCATCGCCTTTGCGTCGGCAAACAGCTTTGTCGCCTCTTCGCCTACGACCACGTCGGTAAGGATTTTCGGATAACGCCCGTGTAGTTCCCAGGCCATAAAGAACGGCGTCCAGTCGATGCGCTCGGCGATCTCCGCCAGCGGATAGTCATTAAATTCCTTGAGGCCGATAAAAGTCGGCGCCGGCGGGATATAGGCGGCCCAATCCGGCTTGAGCGCATTGGCACGCGCTTCGGCCAGGGTCAGGCGTTTGGTTTCATTGGAGCGACTCTGGTGGCGTTCGCGGATCGCTACATATTCATCGGCGATGCCCTGAACATAAGCGTCGCGCAGATCGTCGCTCAACAGGTTGGAGCACACCCCGACGGCGCGCGAAGCGTCTTTCACATAAATCACCGGACCGGTGTAGTGCGGCTCGATTTTTACCGCGGTATGGGCGGGCGAAGTGGTGGCACCGCCAATCAAGAGCGGCAGCTTCATCCCCAGCCGTTCCATTTCCTTGGCGACATGCGACATTTCTTCCAGCGACGGTGTGATCAGGCCGGACAAGCCGATGATGTCGGCCTTTTCGTCAATGGCTGCCTGCAAAATTCTGGCCGCAGGCACCATCACCCCCAGATCGACCACGTCGTAATTGTTGCACTGCAGCACCACGCCGACGATGTTCTTGCCGATGTCGTGCACGTCACCCTTGACCGTGGCCATGATGATCTTGCCCTTGGCCTTGGCCACCTCGCCGCTAGCGAGTTTTTCGGCCTCGATGAACGGCACCAGATGCGCCACTGCCAGCTTCATCACGCGGGCGGATTTCACCACCTGGGGCAGAAACATCTTGCCGGCGCCGAACAGATCGCCGACCACGTTCATACCGTCCATCAGCGGGCCTTCGATCACGTGGATCGGGCGCTCAGCCTGCTGCCTGGCTTCTTCGGTGTCTTCGACGATATAAGTGGTGATCCCTCTGACCATGGCATGCGAGAGTCGCTCGCCCACGGTTCCTTCGCGCCAGGCGAGGTCTTCGACCAGACTCTTGGTCGCGCCCTTGAAAGATTCGGCGAATTCCACCAGACGTTCGGTCGCGTCAGGCCGGCGATTGAGCAACACATCCTCAACCCGCTCCAGCAGATCCTTGGGGATTTCCTCATAAACACCCAGCTGACCGGCGTTGACGATGCCCATGTCCATGCCGGCCTTGATAGCGTGATACAGGAAGGCGGTGTGAATCGCTTCGCGCACCGGTTCGTTGCCACGGAAGGAGAAAGATACGTTGGACACGCCGCCACTCACTTGAGCGTAAGGCAGGGTCTGCTTGATGATGCGCGTGGCTTCGATGAAATCGACGGCGTAGTTGTTGTGCTCTTCGATGCCGGTAGCGACCGCAAAAATATTCGGGTCGAAGATGATGTCCTCGGCCGGGAAGCCAACCACCTCGGTGAGCAGCTTGTAGGAACGGGCGCAAATCTCGATCTTGCGCGCCTGGGTATCGGCCTGGCCCTGCTCGTCGAAAGCCATGACCACTGCCGCTGCACCGTAGCGACGACACAGTTTTGCGCGCTCGATAAACTCGGCTTCGCCTTCTTTCATGCTGATGGAGTTGACGATGGATTTGCCCTGTACGCATTTCAGCCCGGCCTCGATCACCGACCACTTCGACGAGTCGATCATCACCGGCACTTTGCAGATGTCCGGTTCGGAGGCGATCAGGTTGAGGAATTTCACCATCGCGGCCTCGGAATCCAGCATCGCCTCATCCATGTTGATGTCGATGATCTGGGCGCCGTTTTCCACTTGGGCCTTGGCTACTTCCAGTGCCTTGTCGTATTCGCCGTTGATGATCAGGCGGGCGAACATTTTCGAGCCGGTGACGTTGGCGCGCTCGCCGACGTTGACGAAGAGCGAGTCCTCACCGATGTTGAGCGCTTCCAGACCGGACAGGCGCAGCTTTTTCTCGATTTCGGGAATGACGCGCGGAGGCAAGTCTTTCACCGCTTCGGCGATGGCTTTGATGTGCGGTGGCGTGGTGCCGCAACAGCCGCCCACGATGTTCAGCAAGCCGCTGGCCGCCCATTCGCGCAAGTCCGTCGCAATCGCCTCAGGCGTTTCGTCGTAACCGGTTTCCGACAAGGGGTTGGGCAGGCCGGCGTTGGGGTGGGCGCTCACATAGACGTTGGAAATATTCGATAGCTCTTCCACATACTGGCGCAAATCCTGCGCACCGAGGGCGCAATTCAGGCCGATCGACAGCGGTTTGACGTGGCTCACCGAGTTCCAGAATGCCTCGGCGGTCTGCCCTGAAAGCAGGCGACCGGACAGATCGGTGATGGTGCCGGAGATCATCACCGGCAACTGAATTTGATGGGTCTCGAAATACAGTTCGATGGCGAACAGTGCAGCCTTGGCGTTGAGTGTGTCGAAGATCGTTTCGACCATCAGAATATCTGAGCCGCCATTCACCAGTCCGGCAATCGCCTGGGTGTAAGCGTCCACCAACTGATCGAAGCTGGTGTTGCGGAAGCCGGGGTCGTTGACCTCGGGCGAGATCGAGGCGGTGCGGTTGGTCGGTCCGAGCACGCCGGCAACAAAGCGTGGCTTGGCCGGATTTTTTGCTTCGAATTCGTCCGCTGCGTCGCGCGCCAGCTTTGCCGCCGCCACGTTAATCTCGTATACCAGACCTTCCATGTGGTAATCCGCCATGGCGATCGAAGTGGCGTTGAAGGTGTTGGTTTCGAGGATATCCGCTCCTGCCTCCAGATAGGCGGAATGAATTTCGCGGATGATCTGCGGCTGGGTCAGCACCAGCAGATCGTTGTTGCCTTTCAGGTCGCTGCCGTAGCCGGCGAAGCGTTCGCCGCGGTAATCCGCCTCCGTCAGCTTGTAGGTCTGGATCATGGTGCCCATGGCGCCATCCAGGATCAGGATGCGCTGTTTGAGTTGGGCGTGGAGCAGGGCGGTACGGTCTTGGTGGCTCATGGCAAAGGTGTATTGGTAGATAGATAGTGCCTATAATAACATCAGCCAATCGAAACAAGCGCCCTTCACCATGGCCTCCTCTCCCGCTTGTGGGAGCGGATGGTGGAGAGGGACCCGCAAAGATCAAGGAGCACAATATGCAACACATGACACCCAAACAGACGTACGAATTCCTGCAGTCCAACCCTGAAGCGGTATTCGTCGATGTGCGCAGCGAAATGGAGTACCTGTTCGTCGGTCATCCCGAGGGCTCGATGCTGGTTCCCTGGATCGACGGTCCCGACTGGGAAATCAATCCGGATTTTATCGGTCACGTGAAAAAAGCTGCCAGCGTGAACCGACCGGTAGTGCTGATCTGCCGCTCCGGACGCCGTTCGGTAGATGCCGGGCTGGCGTTGGAAAAAGCCGGACTCCAGGACGTTTACAATGTGCTGCACGGCTTCGAGGGCGATCTGGACGACCATCATCACCGCAACTCGCATAACGGCTGGCGCCACGAAGGACTGCCCTGGGCGCAGACCTGATAAGAAGTCCTGAGTGCCTGGTATCGCTGCGATGATTTTTTGAACTCGGGACTCACTAACCGGTTGGTTTTTACGGCGAAAGAAATGCATAATGCGCGGCTAGGCCATAATTAAAGCGTGACTCGGTGGAACCTGTGGAACTTCTGAAGCAGAACCTGGCGATCGAACCCGATCTGCAGAACTTTATCGGTTTTGTCCTTGAAAGCGTAACCCGGCTTGGGGGCAACCCCTTTGCCGCTTCCATCGCTTCGCTCGACCTGATGAAGAAGTTGCGTGGCGCCGGTGCCGGCACTGGCTACCCCCTGCCGGCCAGCTTGCTGCTTCAGGGCAAGCAACTGGTGGCGCAATGGGGGGAAAGTGTTAAGTCACATGCCCAGTTGTCCACCCTCGCTCAACCGCCACAAGCCGAGATTATCGAACAACTGCGCCAGCACCTGCTGAATTCGACCGAGTCCGCCGACCCAGCCCTCCTGTTCCAGCGCAACGCGGAAATGACGCGCCACTTCAACGAAACCCGTTCCCGCACCGAAAAAGAGCTGGAAACCCTCCAGCAAACCCTGGTGAAACGCCAGACCGAACTACACGAATCCCTGCGTCAGGCTGAAACAGATCCGCTCACCGGGCTCCTCAACCGACGCGCCTTCGATGAAAAACTCGGCCAGGCCTTCCGCCACACCATGCGACAAAAAGTCTCGCCGCTATCGCTGATCATGCTCGACCTCGACCATTTCAAGGAAATCAACGATCACTTCGGCCATCAGTTCGGCGACGCCTACCTCAACAAGATGGCGCACACGCTGACACACGTCATCCGAGAAGATGTGGATTTCGCCTTCCGGACCGGCGGAGATGAATTTGCCATGGTCCTGTTTGCCGACTACCCTCAGGCCTGCAACAAGGCGACGCAAGTCCTGCGTTTGATGGAAACCAAGGTCAGCATCGGCATCAGCACCATCAACCCGAGCACCCCGGATAGTCTCACTGTTGAAGAATTCATACTGCACGCCGACAGCGCCTTGTATGAGGCGAAAAATTCCGGGCGTGGCCGGGCCGTGGTCGATCTTTGCTCTGTGTCGGACAGCGGCGACTGCCAATTTCCCTGCATGAAACTGGCGAATTCCACCCATGGCTAAGGTTTACGATAGCGCAACGGATTGTCGGCTGCTTTACAACAGCCCGGTACAGAATGAAAGCGCGCTCATTCTGTTGCGCTCAAAACTATCGGCAATCGCGCAGCGCCTTGGTTTTTCGGACGGAAAACGGGAGAACATGCTGCTGGTCGCCTCGGAAATGGTCAGCAATCAGGTCAAACACGCTCAAGGACGCGGCCTGTTCCAGGTTTGGCAACAGCCGGGTCCGATTCTTGACATCGTCGCACTGGATTTCGGCCCGGGCATTTCCTGCCTTTCCCAGGCTCAGCAGGACGGCTACTCTTCGGTGAACACCCTGGGCAAGGGGCTGGGCAGCATCTACCGTCTCAGCGACGAATCGTTCGTCTATACCCAGAAGGAAAGTGCCGCCCCGGAAAAAAAATGGAGTGGTGCCGTCTTTTTGTCGCGCTTCCATCCCGGCAGAAAATCCGCCCCTGAAAGAGCCCCCGGTTCCGCCCCGCGCATGGCTTCAGGGCTGGAGATCGGTCTGTTTTCTCGCTCGTTGTCGGATGACCGCTACAACGGTGACCGCATTTATTTACAGCAGACCGGCGACGCCCTGCGCTGGCTGCATCTGGATGGACTGGGTCACGGCCAACTGGCTCAGGAGGCTACCGCCAATCTCGCCGCACATTTATCCCACTGCGACTGCGTCGACTCGATTCTGGCGGCTGTGGATCGCCAGCTTAAGGGCACCCGAGGCGCAGTGGCCATTACCGGTGAGCTCGGCCTTGCCGGCCAGTCCCTGAATATCCTCGGTGTGGGCGATATGCACGCCCACGTCATGAACGAAGAGGAAATGGTCAACCTGTCATTCGCTCCCGGCGTACTGGGCAAGGAGCACCAGAAACCCGACCAGTTTCAGCTCGGCATCGGCAAGCGTTGCCTGGTGATCACCTGTACCGACGGCATTCGCCGCAACTGGGACACCACCAACTTTCCCGGCTTGTTCCACCAGCACCCTCAGTTGATTGCCTATACGCTGGGGAATATCATGGGCAGAATTTCAGACGACCAATCGCTTTGCGTTGCCAGCATCAACTAATTCAGAACAATAAAAGCATCATCTTGAAGGGGGAAAACCATGGCACAAGAAAAATCCACATCCGCCAGCGCTAAATTGACAGAACTGCTCAAGCTTCAGGTCGGCAGCATTTCGGAGACCATCGAAAAAGAAGGTCGTACCATTTTCGGCGGCAGCAACAATCTGCTCGGCACCGACGAGATCACCGATTTCTGCATCGAGTTTCTGCAACTCCTGGTTGCCTTGCTCGAATCCAGGGATCCGCACGATGATGGCTCGCCCCAGTTCCACGCCCTGGAAATGTTTTTTAATGGTTTGTCGAAGCAAATCCTGGTGCGCGGCGGCCGGGTGGAAGACCTGGTGCGCTACATCCAGTTCATGCAGCGCACCCTGATCGAAGCATTGGCTCATGATAAAAAGAACACCACAGTCGACGACACGCGCGATGCCCTGCTGTTTCTCTCCGGCACCTTCAATGAGCTGATTCTGGCAGTATTCCAGGCCTACCTCGATGAAAAGGAACGCACCATCAACGCGCAGGAAGCGGAATTGCGCGAGACTGCCACGCCCATCACCGAAATCTGGGATGGCGTGCTCACCCTGCCGATCATCGGCACGCTGGATTCCAACCGCACCATGCTGGTGATGGAGGCGCTGCTTAACCGCATTGCCAAGGAACACGCCAACGCCGTGGTGATGGACCTGACCGGGGTGAAAAATATCGACTCGCAGGTTTCCCATCACCTGATCCAGATGATGCGGGCGGTACAATTGATGGGGGCGGATGCGATCCTTACCGGCATCCGGCCGGAAATCGCTCGCGCACTGACCAGCCTGAACATCGACATGAGCGGCGTCACCACGCGTGCCAGCCTCTCC
Proteins encoded:
- a CDS encoding STAS domain-containing protein, with translation MAQEKSTSASAKLTELLKLQVGSISETIEKEGRTIFGGSNNLLGTDEITDFCIEFLQLLVALLESRDPHDDGSPQFHALEMFFNGLSKQILVRGGRVEDLVRYIQFMQRTLIEALAHDKKNTTVDDTRDALLFLSGTFNELILAVFQAYLDEKERTINAQEAELRETATPITEIWDGVLTLPIIGTLDSNRTMLVMEALLNRIAKEHANAVVMDLTGVKNIDSQVSHHLIQMMRAVQLMGADAILTGIRPEIARALTSLNIDMSGVTTRASLSDGLKEAFRRMGIQVSHKAI